TAGCGGTTCATTGCGATATTTTTGCAATTCTATTAATGACCATTTCATTTTCCATCACTCCTAAAGCAACAAGGGTAATTATACTAGTTGTAGGACCCTTTGTCAATGTCTTTTACCTTACAGCTAAACTCTTTTATTCATTGCTTTCATTCACTCTTTTTCATTATAGATGTGATTTATTAGAAAAATCTTATTTTCCAATATAGATCAGCGGTTTTCGCTTAAAATCTTGAGGTTGCACATGTGAATTTCCCATTTGATAAATCAGTCCAGCTTCAATATCTAATTCGAAAAGTTCTTGATTTTTACTTGTGATATTTGTGACAACAGGCAATTGAATTTGCTTCTTTTTAGCCTTTAAATATCGACTTCCTTGCTGATTAAAGCCTAGAATCCGAATCCCTTTTGGTTGTTCCAAAAGCTCTAAAATCTGATTTTTTTTAAACTGTAATAAAATAGCTACACACAATCGCTGCAATCTCACCCAAGTATACCGTTTATTTTTAACTAAAGAAACAAATTCATTAAAATTTTTTGCTTCTTTAACTTTTTCTTTTAAACGAAACTCAATTCCCTCGTTCATTTGATAAATTTCTCGTAATTCAGAAAGACTGCTAACTATAATCTGATAGCGTAGCAATGGCCAATAGTCTTCCCACGTCAAATAAACTTCATTTTGCAATAAATGTAAACTTTCACTTGGTAGCACACCAGATAATCGATTTAAATCAGCGTCTTCTATCAATTTTTTACGAATTGCCGTGGCACTAGCAAAATAATTATCGTGAATTTCAGCATCATGGTATCCCGCTTGCTGACGTTTCACTGCATAAAGCTCCATAGGTCGAGCATAATTTAAATTAG
The sequence above is a segment of the Carnobacterium gallinarum DSM 4847 genome. Coding sequences within it:
- a CDS encoding nucleotidyltransferase, with protein sequence MKSCGVIVEYNPFHNGHLYHLQEAKKLAQADVMIAVMSGNFLQRGEPALVDKWTRAEMALAAGVDLVVELPVYYSVQAADYFAAGGVALLQALGCDSLCFGAESGTGSTFSEAANWFLTQQETFDQAFQQVKNQGLSYAKQMQEVLTTLNPKLELDLTAPNNTLGLSYAKANLNYARPMELYAVKRQQAGYHDAEIHDNYFASATAIRKKLIEDADLNRLSGVLPSESLHLLQNEVYLTWEDYWPLLRYQIIVSSLSELREIYQMNEGIEFRLKEKVKEAKNFNEFVSLVKNKRYTWVRLQRLCVAILLQFKKNQILELLEQPKGIRILGFNQQGSRYLKAKKKQIQLPVVTNITSKNQELFELDIEAGLIYQMGNSHVQPQDFKRKPLIYIGK